One region of Flavobacterium pisciphilum genomic DNA includes:
- a CDS encoding biopolymer transporter ExbD — protein sequence MKKKKFQNKKSLDIDMTAMVDIAFLLLTFLILTAQPKKPEILPIDLPLAKSITELPKETAIISIGQGKIFFQINNQNIKKRTLERMSEKYGVILSENEKSNFIEMEEHGIPLSQLKQVLNLKPSNRLELSQHSGIPSDSINSKPSELYDWIKEAHIAANEVNNGKLEFAIKGDANEYYPIAKKVMDILQSQDINSFNLITNLRSSM from the coding sequence ATGAAAAAGAAAAAATTCCAAAACAAAAAAAGTCTCGATATTGACATGACTGCAATGGTAGACATAGCTTTTCTATTGTTAACTTTTTTAATACTTACAGCTCAACCAAAAAAACCAGAAATCCTACCCATCGATTTACCACTAGCCAAATCCATTACCGAACTACCAAAAGAAACTGCCATTATATCTATTGGACAAGGAAAAATATTCTTCCAAATCAACAATCAAAACATAAAGAAAAGAACCCTAGAGAGAATGTCTGAAAAATACGGCGTTATACTTTCAGAAAACGAAAAGTCAAATTTTATTGAAATGGAAGAACATGGGATTCCACTTTCTCAGTTAAAACAAGTTCTAAACTTAAAACCAAGCAACAGACTGGAATTATCTCAACATAGCGGAATACCTAGTGATTCTATTAATTCCAAACCATCAGAACTCTATGACTGGATAAAAGAAGCTCATATTGCCGCAAACGAAGTAAATAATGGAAAATTAGAATTTGCAATTAAAGGTGATGCTAACGAATATTACCCAATAGCTAAAAAAGTAATGGACATATTACAAAGTCAAGACATCAATAGTTTCAACTTAATTACCAATCTAAGAAGCTCAATGTAA
- the thrS gene encoding threonine--tRNA ligase, protein MIKITLPDGSVREFASGVTPMEVAKSISEGFARNVISASFNGTTIETETPLTTDGSLILYTWNDAEGKKAFWHSTSHVMAQALEELFPGIKLTLGPAISNGFYYDVDFGDQKITDADFKKIEDRVLEISRGKHEFKMRPVSKAEALELYKDNVYKTELISNLEDGTITFCDHATFTDLCRGGHIPNTGIIKAMKVMSVAGAYWRGDEKNKQLTRVYGTSFPKQKDLTEYLELLEEAKRRDHRKLGKELELFAFSQKVGQGLPLWLPKGAALRDRLEQFLKKAQKKAGYEQVVTPHIGQKELYVTSGHYAKYGADSFQPIHTPAEGEEFLLKPMNCPHHCEIYNVRPWSYKDLPKRYAEFGTVYRYEQSGELHGLTRVRGFTQDDAHIFCTPEQLDEEFKKVIDLVLYVFGSLGFENFTAQISLRDKENRDKYIGSDENWEKAENAIINAAADKGLNTVVEYGEAAFYGPKLDFMVKDALGRQWQLGTIQVDYNLPERFELTYKGADNELHRPVMIHRAPFGSMERFIAILLEHTAGNFPLWLMPEQAIILSLSEKYEIYAKKVLDLLENHEIRALIDNRSETIGKKIRDAEMQKLPFMLIVGEEEEKNGTISIRRHGQEGKGNITVTIEEFVAIVDEEIKKTLKVFTV, encoded by the coding sequence ATGATTAAGATTACTTTACCCGATGGGTCAGTTAGAGAGTTCGCTTCTGGCGTAACTCCTATGGAGGTTGCGAAAAGCATTAGTGAAGGATTTGCCCGAAATGTGATTTCGGCTTCTTTTAATGGTACAACTATTGAAACCGAAACTCCACTGACGACCGATGGTAGTCTTATCCTATATACTTGGAATGATGCAGAAGGCAAAAAAGCTTTTTGGCATTCGACTTCTCACGTAATGGCTCAAGCCCTTGAAGAGCTTTTCCCTGGAATTAAACTAACTCTAGGACCTGCAATTTCAAATGGTTTTTATTATGATGTTGATTTTGGAGACCAAAAGATAACTGATGCTGATTTTAAAAAGATCGAAGATCGCGTTCTTGAAATTTCTAGAGGGAAACACGAATTTAAAATGCGTCCTGTAAGTAAAGCTGAAGCTTTGGAACTATACAAGGACAATGTTTACAAAACGGAATTAATCTCTAATCTTGAAGACGGAACTATCACTTTCTGTGATCATGCTACTTTTACTGATTTATGTCGTGGTGGTCATATTCCTAATACTGGAATTATCAAAGCGATGAAAGTCATGAGTGTTGCTGGTGCTTATTGGAGAGGTGATGAAAAGAACAAACAATTAACTCGTGTTTACGGAACTTCTTTCCCTAAACAAAAAGACTTAACTGAATATCTTGAACTTCTTGAAGAGGCTAAACGTCGTGATCACCGTAAACTTGGTAAAGAACTTGAATTATTTGCTTTCTCTCAGAAAGTTGGTCAAGGATTACCTTTATGGCTACCTAAGGGTGCCGCTTTGCGTGATAGACTAGAACAATTCTTGAAAAAAGCTCAAAAGAAAGCAGGTTACGAACAAGTTGTAACTCCTCATATTGGTCAAAAAGAACTATATGTAACTTCTGGCCACTATGCTAAATATGGTGCTGACAGTTTTCAACCTATTCATACTCCTGCTGAAGGAGAAGAGTTTCTATTGAAACCTATGAACTGCCCTCATCACTGTGAAATTTACAATGTAAGACCTTGGTCATATAAAGATTTACCTAAGCGCTATGCTGAATTTGGTACTGTTTACAGATACGAACAAAGTGGTGAACTACATGGTTTGACTCGTGTACGTGGCTTTACTCAGGATGATGCTCATATTTTCTGTACTCCAGAACAATTAGACGAAGAATTCAAAAAAGTAATTGACTTGGTTCTTTACGTATTTGGTTCTTTAGGCTTTGAAAACTTTACTGCTCAAATTTCTTTACGTGATAAAGAAAATAGAGATAAGTATATTGGTAGTGATGAAAACTGGGAAAAAGCAGAAAATGCTATTATCAATGCAGCAGCTGATAAAGGCTTAAATACTGTGGTTGAATATGGTGAAGCGGCTTTTTATGGTCCAAAACTTGATTTCATGGTAAAAGACGCCTTAGGAAGACAATGGCAATTAGGAACCATCCAAGTTGATTACAACTTACCTGAGCGTTTTGAACTTACTTACAAAGGAGCTGACAATGAATTACATAGACCTGTAATGATTCACCGTGCCCCTTTTGGTTCAATGGAACGCTTCATTGCAATTCTACTAGAACATACTGCAGGAAATTTCCCACTCTGGTTAATGCCTGAACAGGCTATAATCTTGTCTTTGAGCGAGAAATATGAAATATATGCTAAAAAAGTTTTAGATTTGCTAGAAAATCACGAAATTCGCGCCCTAATTGACAACAGAAGTGAGACCATAGGTAAGAAAATTAGAGATGCAGAAATGCAAAAACTACCGTTTATGCTGATTGTAGGT
- a CDS encoding LytR/AlgR family response regulator transcription factor: MKFKCIIVDDEPPATRILKNYVEKVSFLEEIGIFNDSLKALEFINSNKVDVVFLDIQMPQLTGLQLSKILSKEVKIIFTTAYPDFALEGYELNAVDYLLKPIAFERFYQAVSKLNPDSKIETTNTNTTSEFVFIKTDGKNKFQKLLLRDILYLESLQNYVCIHTSKQQIITHSSLKNIIESLPENDFIQIHKSYVVAFKQIESTDNFSVFINSKELPIGATYKDAFFIQIDKNKI; encoded by the coding sequence ATGAAATTCAAATGTATAATTGTTGATGATGAACCACCTGCAACTCGTATTTTAAAAAACTATGTTGAAAAAGTATCTTTTCTTGAAGAAATTGGAATTTTTAATGATTCATTAAAAGCTTTAGAATTTATAAATTCAAATAAAGTTGATGTGGTTTTTCTAGATATCCAAATGCCACAATTAACAGGATTACAACTTTCCAAGATTCTTTCTAAAGAAGTCAAAATTATTTTTACAACTGCTTACCCTGATTTTGCACTAGAAGGCTATGAACTAAATGCTGTTGACTATTTATTAAAACCGATTGCCTTTGAACGCTTTTATCAAGCTGTATCAAAATTAAACCCTGATTCTAAAATAGAAACCACAAACACTAATACTACATCTGAATTTGTATTTATAAAAACTGATGGTAAGAATAAATTTCAGAAATTACTTTTAAGAGATATATTATATTTAGAAAGTCTTCAAAATTACGTTTGCATCCATACTTCTAAACAACAAATTATCACACATTCTTCTTTAAAAAACATAATCGAGTCTTTACCTGAAAATGATTTTATTCAAATTCACAAATCATACGTAGTCGCTTTTAAACAAATTGAATCTACAGATAACTTTTCGGTTTTTATTAATTCTAAAGAATTACCTATTGGAGCTACGTACAAGGATGCTTTTTTTATCCAAATTGATAAAAATAAAATATAG